A part of Aquaspirillum sp. LM1 genomic DNA contains:
- a CDS encoding methyl-accepting chemotaxis protein: protein MRYRDFSLSRQLLWPAIAMLVVVFAVMIGVTAWLTERAALAQSQLELENEVKLVVGGLDSEFDSVKTRGARQLRFFEQFLGGPVRLGEGTHKTGEVDLPILTVNGSMLNANHEVLERFKKLTDEESAILLFQQGKVYRLSTLLKRDGKSMDGTTLADSDPVALALNRGEGYQGLVVRNGKYYFSNIQPLKDSQGRVFAGLSVRIELGDALARIRTLYGSVVAGKSGYVTIVRPSGDDKTIGEFIVHPKFQGKVIGEVVKEGPTRQSALDNIHFAGGVRQYLWPQGEVLRERMAVVGWSKAWNFQVTIGSWTDEFMAESLRLRWILAGVSASGLLLCALLIGLLIRSRLRPLRQVVNAVTALGQGDLHVSVANSRADSDNELQRLGHALNTTVGQIRSLVGNIDQAAEQVNQSAQRLEQRSANLVQRAGAQAQAASAIAVSIEQLSGSIGQVADHAHHAASLSANALQSCHDGHTVVMGSASEMTEMADDVQLTADAVLALGEQSRQISTVVDVIRDIADQTNLLALNAAIEAARAGEQGRGFAVVADEVRKLAERTTSSTQEIAATITAIVTDTQRAAERMESVRSRVGHGVELAQQAGTALNTIDQHTASAVKMVQNIAGGTQEQRSASQNITRTIEQISQMAEDTHQIVSSNASDVDQLKQVAGQLREGLQQFRR, encoded by the coding sequence ATGCGCTATCGGGATTTTTCACTCAGCCGGCAGTTGCTATGGCCAGCCATTGCCATGCTGGTGGTGGTGTTTGCCGTGATGATCGGCGTGACTGCCTGGCTGACTGAACGGGCCGCGCTGGCCCAATCACAACTGGAGCTGGAAAACGAAGTCAAGCTGGTGGTGGGTGGGCTGGACAGCGAGTTTGACAGCGTCAAGACACGTGGGGCGCGGCAGTTGCGTTTTTTTGAGCAGTTTCTCGGTGGGCCGGTGCGGCTGGGCGAGGGCACGCACAAAACCGGCGAGGTGGACCTGCCAATCCTGACCGTGAATGGCAGCATGCTCAACGCCAACCACGAGGTGCTGGAGCGGTTCAAGAAACTCACCGATGAAGAAAGCGCCATCCTGCTGTTTCAGCAGGGCAAGGTGTATCGCCTGAGCACCCTGCTCAAGCGTGATGGCAAGTCCATGGACGGCACCACGCTGGCCGACTCCGACCCGGTGGCGCTGGCGCTGAACCGGGGCGAAGGCTATCAGGGTCTGGTGGTGCGCAATGGCAAGTATTATTTCAGCAATATCCAGCCGCTGAAAGACAGTCAGGGTCGGGTATTTGCCGGGCTGTCGGTGCGCATTGAGCTGGGCGATGCGCTGGCGCGGATTCGCACCCTGTATGGCAGCGTGGTGGCCGGCAAAAGCGGCTATGTCACCATTGTCCGCCCCAGCGGAGATGATAAAACCATTGGCGAATTTATTGTTCACCCGAAATTTCAGGGCAAGGTGATTGGCGAGGTGGTCAAGGAGGGCCCGACGCGTCAGTCGGCGCTGGACAATATTCACTTTGCCGGTGGCGTGCGCCAGTACCTGTGGCCGCAGGGCGAGGTGCTGCGGGAACGCATGGCGGTGGTAGGCTGGTCAAAAGCGTGGAATTTTCAGGTGACGATTGGCAGCTGGACCGATGAATTCATGGCGGAAAGCCTGCGCCTGCGCTGGATTCTGGCCGGGGTCAGCGCCAGCGGGCTGCTGCTCTGTGCGCTGCTGATCGGCCTGCTGATTCGCTCGCGGCTGCGTCCGCTGCGCCAGGTGGTGAACGCGGTGACGGCATTGGGGCAGGGCGATTTGCACGTGAGCGTGGCCAACAGCCGGGCGGACAGCGATAACGAGCTGCAGCGGCTGGGCCATGCGCTGAACACCACGGTGGGGCAGATTCGCAGCCTGGTGGGCAATATCGATCAGGCTGCCGAGCAGGTCAATCAATCTGCCCAGCGGCTGGAACAGCGCTCGGCCAACCTGGTGCAGCGCGCGGGTGCCCAGGCGCAGGCGGCGTCGGCCATTGCCGTGTCGATTGAACAACTGTCCGGCAGCATTGGCCAGGTGGCCGATCACGCCCATCACGCGGCCAGCCTGAGTGCCAATGCGCTGCAAAGCTGCCACGATGGCCACACCGTGGTGATGGGCAGCGCCAGCGAAATGACCGAAATGGCGGACGACGTGCAACTGACCGCCGATGCCGTGCTGGCGCTGGGCGAGCAATCGCGGCAAATTTCCACCGTGGTGGACGTGATCCGCGACATTGCCGACCAGACCAACCTGCTGGCGCTGAATGCGGCGATTGAGGCCGCGCGGGCAGGCGAACAGGGCCGGGGATTTGCTGTGGTGGCTGACGAAGTGCGCAAGCTGGCCGAACGCACCACCAGTTCCACCCAGGAAATTGCCGCCACCATCACGGCGATTGTCACCGACACCCAGCGGGCCGCCGAGCGGATGGAATCGGTGCGCAGCCGGGTAGGCCACGGCGTGGAGCTGGCCCAACAGGCGGGCACGGCATTGAACACCATCGACCAGCACACCGCCAGCGCGGTCAAGATGGTGCAAAACATTGCCGGTGGCACCCAGGAACAGCGCAGCGCCAGCCAGAACATTACCCGCACCATTGAGCAAATCAGCCAGATGGCCGAAGACACCCACCAGATTGTCAGCAGCAACGCCAGTGATGTGGATCAGCTCAAGCAGGTGGCCGGGCAGTTGCGCGAGGGCTTGCAGCAGTTCAGGCGATAA